CTAAAGCTTCATCAATAATTTCATTATTTGTATCATAAAGATATGAAAGTGTTGCTAATCGTGGTTGGAAAGTTGTTTTTTTTGAAATTTTAGAAGCGATTGCAAGAGCATTTGCTCCTGAAATCCTTACAATTGAAATAGAACCTATTCCATTTGCTGTTGCTATTGCAACAATTGTAGCATCATCAAACAAGATTAAATTTCTCTTGCTCTGTACTCATTTACAAGTACGTATTTATCACCTCTAACATTTGTTTTTACTGCAACATATTTGTCAGGGAACTCTTCTCTTAATCTTTTTAAAGCAATGTGAACTAAAATACCATCAAGTGGTTTAGTTTTAAAAGTACCTTTTTCTTTGATTATTTCAATAATTGGCTCTAAATAAGCATGAATTGCATCTTCTTGATTTTTTAAAAATTCTGCAACTTCTAATCTTAACATTAGACCATATTTTTCATTTATCCAATTAAATAAGATATAAGATAAAGCTTTATATCTATAACCTTCTTTTCCAATTAAAAGTGCTGAATCTTCACCTAAAAACTCTATGTATAAAGTCTCTTCATCATAAAACTCAACATTAATATCTTCAATTTTGTAACATGTATTATCAAATAAAAGATTTATTCCCTCTTTTACTTCTTCTAATATTTTTTCTTTATCTTTTTTAATTACAATTTTTGACATTTCTGTTTGAGAATTTTCTTCATTATAAAAATTGTCAAAAATTTTATCTTTTGATTCAACTTTTGGAACTTTAGATAAAGGCTCTTTTTTCTCAGATGGAGTAGCAGGAACTTCTTTATTTGAATTTTCTATTCTTTGAGAAATTTCTTCTATTTTTACATCTTTATTTTTAAAAGTTTTTGTTTCTTGTACATAAGTTTTACAACTATTTTTAAAACATGCTTGAATAATCGCATTCTTTTTTCCAAAACCAAGGAATCCCTTACTTGGTTGTTGGATAACTTCAATTTCTAATTCTGTAATAGAACAGTTAAAATCTGCTGTTGCTAATTCATAAACTTTTTCTAAACAATTTGCTTCAAACTTTTTCATGAGTTTTCCTATGCTTTTTCAGCTCTTTTTCTTTCAAATACGCTATTAATATAGTATTGTTGACCAATTGTAAATAGATTATTTATAAACCAATATAACGTAAGTCCTGCTGGGAACCACAAGAAGAAGAATGTGAAAATAACTGGTAAAAATTGGAATATTTTCTTTTGCATTTCATCTTGCATTGTATTTGGTGTAATTTTTTGTTGTAAATACATTGTTACACCCATTAAAATTGGTAAAACAAAATAAGGATCCATTTCAGCTAAATCGTGAATCCAGAATATCCATTCTGCACCTTTTAATTCGATTGCATTTAATAAAACCCTATAAATAGCAAAGAATACTGGAATTTGTAAAAGTAATGGTAAACATCCACCCATTGGGTTTGCACCATGTTTTTTGTAAAGTTCCATCATATGCATTGATTGTTTTTGTTTATCATCCTTATATTTAGTTTGAATTTCTTTCATTTTAGG
The genomic region above belongs to Arcobacter ellisii and contains:
- a CDS encoding Jag N-terminal domain-containing protein codes for the protein MKKFEANCLEKVYELATADFNCSITELEIEVIQQPSKGFLGFGKKNAIIQACFKNSCKTYVQETKTFKNKDVKIEEISQRIENSNKEVPATPSEKKEPLSKVPKVESKDKIFDNFYNEENSQTEMSKIVIKKDKEKILEEVKEGINLLFDNTCYKIEDINVEFYDEETLYIEFLGEDSALLIGKEGYRYKALSYILFNWINEKYGLMLRLEVAEFLKNQEDAIHAYLEPIIEIIKEKGTFKTKPLDGILVHIALKRLREEFPDKYVAVKTNVRGDKYVLVNEYRAREI